Proteins encoded together in one Roseibacterium elongatum DSM 19469 window:
- the yajC gene encoding preprotein translocase subunit YajC — translation MEAFAQFVPLILIFAIMYLLLIRPQQKKVKEHQAMVAALRRGDEIVTQGGLIGKITKVKDEGEVEVELSQGVKVRVVRPTIAQVRSKTEPAAND, via the coding sequence ATGGAAGCCTTCGCCCAGTTCGTCCCGCTGATCCTGATCTTCGCGATCATGTATCTCCTCCTGATCCGCCCGCAGCAGAAGAAGGTGAAGGAGCATCAGGCCATGGTCGCGGCCCTGCGCCGCGGCGACGAGATCGTCACGCAGGGCGGGCTGATCGGCAAGATCACCAAGGTCAAGGACGAGGGCGAGGTCGAGGTCGAGCTGAGCCAGGGCGTGAAGGTGCGCGTGGTGCGCCCGACCATCGCGCAGGTCCGCTCGAAAACCGAGCCCGCCGCCAACGACTGA
- the secD gene encoding protein translocase subunit SecD: MLQIPLWNRLFIIAVVLAGLAFAMPNLFYERVERYNDALAEVEETGVTSDAAAEALSSWPSFLPSTLVNLGLDLRGGAHLLAEVSVADVYEARMDALWPEVRDTLRDLRDTVGTIRRQDAPLGELHVRVSQPEGLPEAVSAVRGLGQPVASLTGVGASTLDVRGEGDLLIVTLSEAEREATDDRTMQQSVEIVRRRVDEAGTREPTIQRQGADRILIQVPGIGSAQELKDLIGTTARLTFHPVVGRTDDPQADVASRQMILPSMDEEGTFYILEQTPVVSGDDLVDSQPSFEQQSGLPVVTFRFNTTGARAFGEYTAANVGAPFAIVLDEEVISAPVIRQAITGGSGQISGNFTVESSTELAVLLRAGALPAEMTFLEERTIGPELGADSIAAGEMAALVAFAAVLVFMIASYGLFGVFASTALILNVGLIFGVLSLIGATLTLPGIAGIVLTIGMAVDANVLVFERIREELKTARGPARAIELGYERALSAIIDANLTTFIIAVILFALGSGPVRGFSVTLGIGIMTSVFTAIYVTRLLIVTWFDRARPKTIEV; this comes from the coding sequence ATGCTGCAAATCCCCCTATGGAACCGGCTGTTCATCATCGCCGTGGTGCTGGCCGGGCTGGCCTTTGCCATGCCCAACCTGTTCTACGAACGGGTCGAGCGGTACAACGATGCCCTCGCCGAGGTCGAAGAGACCGGCGTGACCAGCGACGCGGCGGCCGAAGCACTGTCGAGCTGGCCGTCCTTCCTGCCCTCGACGCTGGTGAACCTGGGGCTCGACCTGCGCGGCGGGGCGCATCTGTTGGCCGAGGTCAGCGTTGCCGATGTCTACGAGGCGCGGATGGATGCGCTCTGGCCCGAGGTGCGCGACACGCTGCGCGATCTGCGTGACACGGTGGGCACGATCCGGCGGCAGGACGCCCCCCTGGGCGAGTTGCACGTCCGTGTAAGCCAGCCCGAGGGCCTGCCCGAGGCGGTTTCGGCCGTGCGCGGGCTGGGCCAGCCGGTGGCCAGCCTGACCGGCGTGGGCGCCTCGACGCTGGATGTCCGCGGCGAGGGCGATCTGTTGATCGTGACCCTGTCCGAGGCCGAGCGCGAGGCCACGGATGACCGGACCATGCAGCAATCCGTGGAAATCGTGCGCCGCCGCGTCGACGAGGCTGGCACGCGCGAGCCGACGATCCAGCGCCAGGGGGCCGACCGCATCCTGATCCAGGTGCCCGGCATCGGCAGCGCGCAGGAGTTGAAGGACCTGATCGGCACCACCGCGCGGCTGACCTTTCACCCGGTCGTCGGACGCACCGATGACCCGCAGGCCGATGTCGCCTCGCGCCAGATGATCCTGCCCTCGATGGACGAGGAGGGCACGTTCTACATCCTCGAACAGACCCCGGTCGTCAGCGGCGACGACCTAGTCGACAGCCAGCCCAGTTTCGAACAGCAATCGGGCCTGCCGGTCGTCACCTTCCGCTTCAACACCACCGGGGCGCGGGCCTTTGGCGAATACACGGCGGCCAATGTGGGCGCGCCCTTTGCCATCGTGCTGGACGAAGAGGTGATCTCGGCCCCCGTGATCCGGCAGGCCATCACCGGCGGGTCGGGCCAGATCAGCGGCAACTTCACGGTGGAAAGCTCGACCGAACTGGCCGTGCTGCTGCGCGCGGGTGCGCTGCCGGCCGAGATGACCTTCCTCGAAGAACGCACCATCGGGCCGGAACTGGGCGCGGACAGCATCGCGGCCGGCGAGATGGCGGCGCTGGTGGCCTTCGCCGCCGTGCTGGTCTTCATGATCGCCAGTTACGGGTTGTTCGGGGTCTTCGCCTCGACCGCGCTGATCCTGAACGTGGGGCTGATCTTCGGCGTGCTCAGCCTGATCGGGGCGACGCTGACCCTGCCGGGCATCGCGGGGATCGTTCTGACCATCGGGATGGCGGTGGACGCCAATGTGCTTGTCTTCGAGCGCATCCGCGAAGAGTTGAAGACCGCGCGCGGCCCGGCCCGTGCGATCGAGCTGGGCTACGAGCGCGCGCTGAGTGCGATCATCGACGCCAACCTGACGACCTTCATCATCGCGGTGATCCTGTTCGCGTTGGGCTCGGGGCCGGTGCGCGGCTTTTCGGTGACGCTGGGGATCGGGATCATGACCTCGGTCTTCACCGCCATCTACGTCACCCGCCTGTTGATCGTGACCTGGTTCGACCGGGCCCGCCCCAAGACAATCGAGGTCTGA
- the secF gene encoding protein translocase subunit SecF has protein sequence MRLKLVPQDTNFDFFKYAKATFGASVVAMILSIGIWLSMGLNFGIDFLGGTTIRTESAQQIDVGAYRAVLEPLGLGDVTITEVFDPTFAADQNVAMVRIQAQEGAESVTPEIILAVEEALRGLDPEMTFPSVESVGPKVSGELIQTALLAVAAALAALLVYIWLRFEWQFSVGAIAALVHDIVLTIGLFSLLQIRFDLATIAALLTIIGYSINDTVVIFDRLRENLIKYKQRALRDVMNLSANETLSRTLMTSGTTLIALIALLVLGGDVIRGFVFAIFWGVIVGTYSSIYVAKNVVLMIGVKRDWSKPSSGGGTQFADIDA, from the coding sequence ATGCGCCTGAAACTGGTTCCCCAGGACACGAATTTCGATTTCTTCAAATACGCCAAGGCAACCTTCGGGGCCTCGGTGGTCGCGATGATCCTGTCCATCGGGATCTGGCTGAGCATGGGGCTGAATTTCGGCATCGACTTTCTCGGCGGCACCACGATCCGCACCGAGTCGGCGCAACAGATCGACGTGGGCGCCTATCGCGCGGTGCTGGAGCCGCTGGGCCTCGGCGATGTGACGATCACCGAGGTGTTCGACCCCACCTTCGCCGCCGATCAGAACGTGGCTATGGTGCGTATCCAGGCGCAGGAAGGTGCGGAATCGGTCACGCCCGAGATCATCCTGGCCGTGGAAGAGGCGCTGCGCGGGCTGGACCCCGAGATGACCTTCCCTTCGGTCGAGTCCGTGGGGCCGAAGGTCTCGGGCGAGTTGATCCAGACCGCCCTTCTGGCCGTGGCGGCGGCGCTGGCCGCGCTGCTGGTCTATATCTGGCTGCGCTTCGAATGGCAGTTCTCGGTCGGGGCCATCGCGGCGCTGGTGCACGACATCGTGCTGACGATCGGCTTGTTCAGCCTGCTGCAGATCCGCTTCGATCTGGCGACCATCGCCGCGCTGCTGACGATCATCGGCTATTCGATCAACGACACGGTGGTGATCTTCGACCGCCTGCGCGAGAACCTGATCAAGTACAAGCAGCGCGCGCTGCGCGACGTGATGAACCTCAGCGCCAACGAAACGCTGAGCCGGACCCTGATGACGAGCGGAACGACGCTGATCGCGTTGATCGCGCTGCTGGTGCTGGGGGGCGACGTGATTCGGGGCTTTGTCTTCGCCATCTTCTGGGGCGTGATCGTGGGGACCTATTCCTCGATCTACGTGGCCAAGAACGTGGTGCTGATGATCGGGGTCAAGCGCGACTGGTCCAAGCCGTCCTCGGGCGGGGGCACGCAATTCGCCGATATCGATGCCTGA
- a CDS encoding sulfite exporter TauE/SafE family protein — MPDWLALALSEPGVIWVCGASALAGLIYGFAGFGSALIFMPLATIFVPPPIAVAAFSLSALASLVTVVPGAWKVADRRATGLMILACLVATPLGVAALRLAPGDAIRAAVCVLTLLTLAALVMGWRMPVSPGPVMRAGVGALAGVTGGATGLNGPPVILFNLGTAGQPVAVTRGNLAVFLTLTSLSFLPQLWLQGLLPARALALGVLLLIPYGMGTWIGARLFRPERAGFYRGAAYLLIGAAGIAGLPIWT; from the coding sequence ATGCCTGACTGGCTGGCCCTGGCTCTGTCCGAGCCGGGGGTGATCTGGGTCTGCGGGGCCTCGGCGCTCGCCGGGCTGATCTACGGCTTTGCCGGGTTCGGCTCGGCGCTGATCTTCATGCCGCTTGCGACCATCTTCGTGCCGCCCCCCATCGCGGTGGCGGCGTTTTCGCTATCGGCGCTGGCCTCGCTGGTGACGGTGGTGCCCGGCGCGTGGAAGGTGGCCGACCGCCGGGCCACCGGGCTGATGATCCTGGCCTGTCTGGTCGCGACGCCCTTGGGCGTGGCCGCCCTGCGCCTGGCGCCGGGGGACGCGATCCGCGCGGCGGTCTGCGTGCTGACGCTGCTGACCCTGGCGGCCCTGGTGATGGGATGGCGGATGCCGGTTTCCCCCGGCCCGGTGATGCGGGCGGGGGTGGGCGCGCTGGCCGGCGTGACCGGCGGGGCGACGGGGCTGAACGGGCCGCCGGTGATCCTGTTCAACCTCGGGACGGCGGGGCAGCCGGTGGCGGTCACGCGGGGCAATCTTGCGGTCTTCCTGACGCTGACCTCGCTGAGCTTTCTGCCGCAGCTCTGGCTGCAGGGGCTGTTGCCGGCGCGGGCGCTGGCCCTTGGCGTGCTGCTTCTGATCCCCTATGGGATGGGGACGTGGATCGGGGCGCGCCTGTTCCGGCCCGAGCGGGCGGGATTTTACCGCGGCGCGGCCTATCTGCTGATCGGGGCGGCGGGGATCGCCGGCCTGCCGATCTGGACCTGA
- a CDS encoding Mth938-like domain-containing protein, which yields MRITEITYDDSKPVDGYGPGFFRLGGERIEGAVLLMPTGVRAWLGYAEIQPILEGADEIDVLLVGTGAEIAHLPGDLRTRLEEAGIGVEAMASPAACRTYNVLIAEGRRVGAALLPV from the coding sequence ATGCGCATCACCGAGATCACCTATGACGACAGCAAGCCCGTGGATGGCTATGGGCCGGGGTTCTTTCGGCTGGGCGGCGAGCGCATCGAGGGGGCCGTGCTGCTGATGCCCACGGGCGTGCGGGCCTGGCTGGGCTATGCCGAGATCCAGCCGATCCTCGAGGGGGCGGACGAAATCGACGTGCTGCTGGTGGGCACCGGGGCGGAGATCGCGCATCTGCCCGGCGACCTGCGGACGCGGCTGGAAGAGGCGGGGATCGGGGTGGAGGCGATGGCCAGCCCCGCCGCCTGCCGCACCTACAACGTGTTGATCGCCGAGGGACGCCGCGTGGGCGCGGCCCTGTTGCCGGTCTGA